AAGAAAACATGAAACTGTAATGACTCCTGGAGATGTATATCCTAATATGAACACTACAACAGGGATTGGTTTTACTGTTCCTGATGAAAATAATGCTCAAGGTTCTGGGGGAGGAATTAAGAAATATTGCATTGGTGTAAAATCTGATGCAACTGGACCAACAGATGCCTGGGCGATGATGGATAATAATAGCTATGTGATGCGTTATGCTGAGTTGCTATTGATACACGCTGAGGCTATTTTAGCAGGTGGATCAAGTACAGGTGATGCAGCAGCATTACGTTCATTTAATGCTGTTAGAAATAGAGCAGGATTAGCCAGTAAAACATCAATTACTTTTGATGATATTTTTAAAGAAAGAAGGTTAGAGTTATGTTTTGAAGGAGATTATTGGTTTGATTTAGGGAGAATTGATAAAACAAAAGCAATAGCAATTATGGCTGCTCAAAATAGAGGAGATAAGAATGGTTCTGCCTATTTTACTCCAATTTATGACCCGGTAAATAGACAGGCTAATGACTTTTTAATGCCTTACCCAGATAATGATGTTGCTAAAAATCCAAAATTATTGGAAGCTCCAGTTCCTTATACTTTCAAATAATATTAAAAAATAATGATTATGAAAAAATTAAAAATAAAATATTTATTGAGCTTTCTGATGATGGCTACAATATTTATTAGTGTACTATCTTCATGTTCAAATGACGATAATGGGACTGCATCATCAGCTTTGACAATTGAAAGCGTGAGTAAGTCAGAAGCTGGGGATTTAGTACCTACAGCTGTTGGTTTTGCAAATAATGTGTATATCATAAAAGGGTCTGGTTTTAGTACTGTTGAAAAAATATATTTTAATGATACGGATACTTATTTTAACCCAACTTTAGTAACGGATACAGCAATTTTTGTAACTATTGATTTGAATACTCCATATGCAAACTCATCTAATGAGTTAAAGATTGTTACTAAAAATGGGACTGTAACTTATCCATTTGTTGTGGCTCCGCCAGCCCCTGTTTTATTATTTGGATTTAATCCAATCAATGCTGTTGAGGGCGATATTATTACAATATACGGGAACTTTTTTCTTGACCCTGTGGTGACTATCGGTACAACTGCTACTCCAGTAATTTCGTCTTCATTAACAGAGATTAAAGTAAAAATTCCTGCAAATTCAGATGGTAAATATGTAAATGTAACCACTATTTCAGGTACGATTAAATCTGCTGCTGCTATTGGTTCGGCACTTTATGATGATGCTTTGCAAGGAGATGCGGGGCATTGGATGTGGAATGGGGCTGATACTTTTAATACCGATTACACTTCGGATAAGGCTCAAGGGTTAAAAAGTATAAAATTTATTTTTGGTGGATGGAATGGTGCTGATATGAAGTTTGCTTCCAGAGATGTAACAAAATATAAAGCATTTAGAGTTCGTGTTAAAAGCATTTCTACTAATGCAGATGCCAGTGTTATATTTGTTTTTGGAGGATGGGCATTTCAAATTAAAAAGGCACTATCAACTGATTGGACCTATATCGAGATTCCTTTTTCTGAAATTGGCAATCCTACTACATTTGATCAGTTGACTTTACAAGAGTCAGGTAGTTTTGGAGGAAATACAATCCTTATGGACGATATGGGATTTGTCTTAAAATAATATTTTGTTTAAGTGAGTTTGGTTGAGCAATTCCCTAATTTAAAAATTAGGGAATTCTTTTTTTTAATCTATGTTAATAATTAAATATGAAAAAAATAACAATAAGTTTTTTAACATTACTAACCTCTTTTGTAGGCTTTAGCCAAGGAAATAAAGTGAATCAAACTGGTGGAAAATTTGAAGGTCTTGCTATGGCTCCACCAATGGGTTGGAATTCTTGGAATACATTTGAAACCAATATAAATGAAAAACTAGTAAAAGAAACTGCCGATATTATGGTAAGTACAGGAATGGCAGCCGCTGGTTATAAATATATTGTCCTAGATGATGGATGGATGACTAGAGAAAGAGATGCTAATGGAGATTTAGTTCCGGATCCTATTAAATTTCCAAGTGGAATGAAAGCCTTAATTGATTATGTTCATTCTAAAGGTTTGAAATTTGGACTATACAATTGTGCAGGAACACAAACTTGTGCAGGGTATCCAGGTACACGAGGATATGAATATCAAGATGCACGATTTTACGCTAGCCTAGAAATAGATTATCTAAAGTATGATTGGTGTAATACAGCAGGAATTAATGCTCCCGAAGCGTATGCAACGATGAGTAACGCGCTTAAAAAAGCGGGAAGACCTATTGTTTTTAGTCTTTGTGAATGGGGAGATAATAAACCTTGGGAATGGGGGGAACCGATTGGGAATCTTTGGAGAATTTCGGGAGATATTTATCCTTGTTTTGATTGTGAATTTCACCATGAAGAAGGAAACTGGTCTTCTTGGGGATTTATGAAAATTGCCGAAATGCGTAAAGACATTCGTAAATATTCAGGACCTGACCATTGGAATGATTTTGATATGATGGAAGTGGGTGATGGAATGACAAATACTGAAGATAAAACCCATTTTACGATGTGGTCCATGTTAGCTTCACCATTAATAGCAGGTAATGATTTCAGAAAAATGTCTAAAGAAACCTTGGCGATTTTAACTAATAAGGCATTAATTGCAGTCAATCAGGATAAATTAGGGATTCAAGGGTTTAAACTTTCAGCAGTAGATGGATTAGAAGTATGGGTGAAGCCATTATCTGATGGAAACTGGGCAGTTACATTTTTAAACAGAACAGAAGTAGCTAAAAATATTAATTTTGATTGGAAAAAGAACCCAATTAAAGACCCTGACTTTGGCTTTGAAGCCGATTTCAATAAAACAATATTCAAGTTGAAAGACCTTTGGAATAACAAGGATATAGGTACTACCAACAAGAATTTTATGGTTACTATTGCTTCTCATGATGTAATTACTTTGAAACTAATTAAATAAAAATAAACTATGAGTATAATTTATAAGATTATTATAATGTTGCTTTTAATGTGTTCCAGTCTAATGACTGCTCAATTTGTAAAAAAGCACGGGCAGTTAAAAGTAGCAGGTACACAACTTGTGGATGTTAATAATGAACCTATAGTATTGAGAGGGATGAGCTTTGGTTGGCATAGTATGTGGCCACGGTTTTATAATGAAGATGCAGTAAGTTGGTTAAAGAAAGATTTTAAATGTACTGTTGTCCGAGTAGCTATGGGTGTTGAAGCTGGAGAAAGTCCTTACATTAAGAAGCCTGAATTCTCAAAAGAAAAAATTGAAGCAGTAGTAAAAGGAGCCATCAAATCGGATATTTATGTGATTATTGATTGGCATAGCCATAATATTAATTTGGAAGAGTCTAAAGTATTTTTTGATGAGATGTCAAAAAAATACGGAAAGTATCCTAATATTATATATGAAGTTTTTAATGAACCAGATTACGAAACTTGGCCCGAAGTAAAAGCTTATGCTGAAGAAGTAATAAAGGTAATACGAACTAACGATCCTAACAACGTAATTTTAGTAGGGAGTCCTCGCTGGGATCAAGATGTTAACCTTCCTGCAGAGGATCCTATAAAAGGATATAAGAATCTAATGTATACCATGCATTTTTATGCAGCGACTCATCAAAAAGTATTGCGAG
The Flavobacterium sp. WC2421 genome window above contains:
- a CDS encoding IPT/TIG domain-containing protein, translating into MKKLKIKYLLSFLMMATIFISVLSSCSNDDNGTASSALTIESVSKSEAGDLVPTAVGFANNVYIIKGSGFSTVEKIYFNDTDTYFNPTLVTDTAIFVTIDLNTPYANSSNELKIVTKNGTVTYPFVVAPPAPVLLFGFNPINAVEGDIITIYGNFFLDPVVTIGTTATPVISSSLTEIKVKIPANSDGKYVNVTTISGTIKSAAAIGSALYDDALQGDAGHWMWNGADTFNTDYTSDKAQGLKSIKFIFGGWNGADMKFASRDVTKYKAFRVRVKSISTNADASVIFVFGGWAFQIKKALSTDWTYIEIPFSEIGNPTTFDQLTLQESGSFGGNTILMDDMGFVLK
- a CDS encoding glycoside hydrolase family 27 protein codes for the protein MKKITISFLTLLTSFVGFSQGNKVNQTGGKFEGLAMAPPMGWNSWNTFETNINEKLVKETADIMVSTGMAAAGYKYIVLDDGWMTRERDANGDLVPDPIKFPSGMKALIDYVHSKGLKFGLYNCAGTQTCAGYPGTRGYEYQDARFYASLEIDYLKYDWCNTAGINAPEAYATMSNALKKAGRPIVFSLCEWGDNKPWEWGEPIGNLWRISGDIYPCFDCEFHHEEGNWSSWGFMKIAEMRKDIRKYSGPDHWNDFDMMEVGDGMTNTEDKTHFTMWSMLASPLIAGNDFRKMSKETLAILTNKALIAVNQDKLGIQGFKLSAVDGLEVWVKPLSDGNWAVTFLNRTEVAKNINFDWKKNPIKDPDFGFEADFNKTIFKLKDLWNNKDIGTTNKNFMVTIASHDVITLKLIK
- a CDS encoding glycoside hydrolase family 5 protein, with the translated sequence MSIIYKIIIMLLLMCSSLMTAQFVKKHGQLKVAGTQLVDVNNEPIVLRGMSFGWHSMWPRFYNEDAVSWLKKDFKCTVVRVAMGVEAGESPYIKKPEFSKEKIEAVVKGAIKSDIYVIIDWHSHNINLEESKVFFDEMSKKYGKYPNIIYEVFNEPDYETWPEVKAYAEEVIKVIRTNDPNNVILVGSPRWDQDVNLPAEDPIKGYKNLMYTMHFYAATHQKVLRDRTDKAIKSGLPIFVSESAGMEATGDGPLDYKAWQEYIDWMESKKISWITWSVSDKDETCSILKKSAKSNGNWKKIDLKESGIKVRELLRKYNKE